The genomic region ATCGCGCCGCGCGGCGCGGTTCTCGGGGCGCCGATCCACGTCCGGGTGCAGGCCGGCGCCGGCGCCGTCCTGCCGCGGATCGTCGTGGAGGTCGGGGAAGGCGCCGAGGTCACGCTCGTCGAGGAACATACGGGCGGTCGGCTGGGAACGCGTGTGGTCGGCCGCACGGAACTCGTCGCCGCCGCAGCCGCGCGCCTGCACCACGTCCTGGTGCAGCGCTGGGAGGACGGCGTCAACGGGCACCTGACGGCCCGGGCCCGCGTCGGGCGCGAAGCCGATCTGCTGACGACCTTCGCCTCTCTGGGCGGGGACCGAGCCAAGGTCGAGCTCTTGACCGATCTCGCCGGCGAGGGAGCGCGCAGCGAGATGATGGGCATCGCGTTCGGCACCGGGAACCAGCGCTTCGACCATCACACCCGGCACCGCCATCTCGCATGCAACACCTGGAGCAACATCGACTTCAAGGCCGTCGCCGACGGGAGTTCCCGCAGCAGCTATACCGGCCTGATCCGCATCGAAGAAAAGGCGCGGGCGAGCGAGGCCTACCAGGAAAACCGCAACCTCCTGCTCTCCAGCGCGGGGCGGGCCGATTCGATCCCGGAGCTGGAGATCCTCAACGAGGATGTCTCGTGCAGCCATGGCGCCACCGTCGCGCCGGTCGACCCCGCCCAGGTGTTCTACCTGCAGTCGCGCGGCCTCGCGCCCGGCGAGGCCGTACGGCTGGTGGTCCAGGGATTCCTGGCGAAGGCAATCGACCGCCTGCCCGACGGTACGCGGGAGGCCGTCGCCGGCCTGGTCGATTCGCGCCTGGAGGGGTTGCGGGGGAGAGCGGCATGAACGTCGAACGCCACGCCTGCCTGCCGGGTCTCGCCGGGGCCGATCCCTGCCAGGGACAGCAGGGTGATTGTGTCCGCTGCGGCGGCATCTTCACCGATCGCTTTCCCGTTTTGAGACGATCGATCAACGGCCATAAACTGGTCTACCTGGACAACGCGGCGACGACCCAGAAACCGGAATCCGTCATCGCCGCCGAAGCCCGCTACTACCGCCGCCACAACGCCAACGTGCACCGGGGCATGCATGCACTGGCCACCGAGGCCACCGAGCTCTACGAGTCCTGTCGCCGGCGCGTGGCCCTGCTGCTGGGCGTGTCCAGGCCCGAACAGGTCGTGATCACCGGGGGGACCACCGCGTCTCTCAACCTCGCCGCCTTCGGCCTGAGCCACCACCTGAACCCGGGCGACGAGATCCTGTTGACCGAGATGGAGCACCACGCGAACCTGGTGCCCTGGATCGCGCTCGCCCGCCGCGAGGGGTTGCTCCTGCGCCACCTGCCGTTGACCGCGGACGGCGGGCTGGATCTGGGGGCACTGCCCGAGATGCTGAGCGACCGCACCCGGATCGTGTCGCTGGCCTACACTTCCAACGTGCTCGGCACGATCAACCCAGTGGCCGAGATCGCGGCGGCGGCCCACCGCAGGGGCGCCATCGTCATCGCCGACGCCGCCCAGGCGGTCGGCCACCTGCCGCTGGACTTCGCGGCGTCGGGGGTCGATCTGCTGGCCTTTTCGGCGCACAAGGCCTACGGACCCATGGGACTCGGCTTCCTGGTGGGTACCCCGGACGCCCTGGCGAGGCTGGAACCCGTGCAGTTCGGGGGCGAGATGATCGATACGGTCAGCCTGGACGAGGCCACCTGGGCCGAGGTGCCGCACCGCTTCGAGGCGGGCACACCGAACGTGGCGGCGGCGGCGGCCTTCCCGGCGGCGCTGGACCTGCTGGGGGAAGCCGGTCTCGAGCGCATCCGCACCCACGAGATCCAGTTGACCGGATACGCCCTGGAGGCCTTGAAGGGATTCGACGGTCTGACCGTCTACGGGCCCGACGATCCCACCCGCCGCGGCGGCCTGGTCTCCTTCCACGACGAGCGGGTGCACGCCCACGATCTGGCCCAGCTGCTCGATGCGCGGGGCGTCGCCATCAGGGCGGGGCACCATTGCGCCCAGCCTCTGCACGGTAGACTCGGCGTGACGGCCACGGCCCGCGCTTCGTTCGGCATCTACAATTCGCACGACGACATCGACGCCATGGTCGAGGCCATCGCGTACGCCAGGGAGGTGTTCGCATGAACGCCGGCATGGACGATCTCTACCGGGAAGTGATCCTGGACCACCATCGC from bacterium harbors:
- a CDS encoding SufS family cysteine desulfurase, yielding MNVERHACLPGLAGADPCQGQQGDCVRCGGIFTDRFPVLRRSINGHKLVYLDNAATTQKPESVIAAEARYYRRHNANVHRGMHALATEATELYESCRRRVALLLGVSRPEQVVITGGTTASLNLAAFGLSHHLNPGDEILLTEMEHHANLVPWIALARREGLLLRHLPLTADGGLDLGALPEMLSDRTRIVSLAYTSNVLGTINPVAEIAAAAHRRGAIVIADAAQAVGHLPLDFAASGVDLLAFSAHKAYGPMGLGFLVGTPDALARLEPVQFGGEMIDTVSLDEATWAEVPHRFEAGTPNVAAAAAFPAALDLLGEAGLERIRTHEIQLTGYALEALKGFDGLTVYGPDDPTRRGGLVSFHDERVHAHDLAQLLDARGVAIRAGHHCAQPLHGRLGVTATARASFGIYNSHDDIDAMVEAIAYAREVFA
- the sufD gene encoding Fe-S cluster assembly protein SufD, giving the protein VAVAAGAAAAARIVLRAGTAPVVNVSPEAAAAGLAVTPIVSSDDLAAHAGDEEGAAFELFRGLNEALWNCGVRIIAPRGAVLGAPIHVRVQAGAGAVLPRIVVEVGEGAEVTLVEEHTGGRLGTRVVGRTELVAAAAARLHHVLVQRWEDGVNGHLTARARVGREADLLTTFASLGGDRAKVELLTDLAGEGARSEMMGIAFGTGNQRFDHHTRHRHLACNTWSNIDFKAVADGSSRSSYTGLIRIEEKARASEAYQENRNLLLSSAGRADSIPELEILNEDVSCSHGATVAPVDPAQVFYLQSRGLAPGEAVRLVVQGFLAKAIDRLPDGTREAVAGLVDSRLEGLRGRAA